A section of the Bradyrhizobium oligotrophicum S58 genome encodes:
- a CDS encoding cell division protein FtsQ/DivIB, giving the protein MDGAGRLARSQRPQADLKAAALGAAILLREYVSARLPRVRFAVGGARQRHNGRSARRDRAPMQAALAPMVEREAPPRVVAFVERYLPRRLGTVATVALLFGSVWLGIVKGGHAQDVSAALSDTRNALANAAGFRITAVAINGRKQLTQDEILAIGGVTGRSSLLFLDAAAVRDKLKANPWIAEATVQKFFPSQLQIDIVERKAFALWQQDGRLSVIADDGAVLEPYVSRPFLTLPLVVGKGAESRARDFLALLARYPQVRAVTKAAVFIGERRWNLRTKDGLDIRLPENDVGNALASLSWLDQDDKLFSRDIVAIDMRLPDRLTVQLSDDAAKAREDLFKDKAKAKKKAGDA; this is encoded by the coding sequence ATGGATGGTGCAGGACGCCTCGCTCGATCGCAGAGGCCCCAAGCTGACCTGAAGGCCGCTGCCCTTGGCGCGGCAATCCTGCTGCGCGAGTACGTGTCGGCCCGTCTTCCGCGCGTCAGGTTCGCGGTCGGTGGTGCCAGGCAGCGGCACAATGGCCGGTCGGCCCGCCGTGATCGTGCACCGATGCAGGCCGCACTGGCGCCGATGGTCGAGCGCGAGGCGCCGCCGCGCGTCGTCGCGTTCGTCGAGCGCTATCTGCCGCGTCGCCTCGGCACCGTTGCGACGGTGGCGCTGCTGTTCGGCAGCGTCTGGCTCGGCATCGTCAAGGGCGGCCACGCCCAGGACGTCAGCGCGGCCCTCTCCGACACCCGCAATGCGCTGGCCAATGCGGCCGGCTTCCGCATCACGGCGGTCGCGATCAACGGCCGAAAGCAGCTCACTCAGGACGAGATCCTCGCGATCGGCGGCGTCACCGGCCGCTCCTCGCTGCTGTTCCTCGATGCCGCCGCCGTCCGCGACAAGCTCAAGGCCAATCCCTGGATCGCCGAAGCGACGGTGCAGAAATTCTTTCCCAGTCAGCTGCAGATCGACATCGTCGAACGCAAGGCGTTCGCGCTCTGGCAGCAGGACGGCCGTCTCTCGGTCATCGCCGATGATGGCGCCGTGCTGGAGCCTTATGTATCGCGCCCCTTCCTGACCCTGCCGCTCGTGGTGGGGAAGGGCGCCGAGAGCCGCGCGCGCGACTTCCTCGCTTTGCTCGCGCGCTATCCGCAGGTCCGCGCCGTGACCAAGGCGGCGGTCTTCATCGGTGAGCGGCGCTGGAACCTGCGCACCAAGGACGGCCTCGACATCCGCCTGCCCGAGAACGACGTCGGCAACGCGCTGGCTTCGCTCAGCTGGCTCGATCAGGACGACAAGCTGTTCTCGCGCGACATCGTCGCCATCGACATGCGTCTGCCCGATCGCCTGACCGTGCAACTATCCGACGACGCGGCCAAGGCCCGCGAGGATCTGTTCAAGGACAAGGCGAAGGCCAAGAAGAAAGCCGGTGACGCATGA
- the ftsA gene encoding cell division protein FtsA encodes MTGFDRQTPKTRPMGQKRTALVASLDVGTSKIACMIARLRPAPPSDALRGRTHAVELIGYSQIQSRGVKAGAVVDPVECEQAVRQAVALAERMAKVRVESVLLPVAGGRVMGHLIEATSDIRGGAVTQADVSRVTSTGMHHATGDGRAVLHALPVGYTLDGVKGIRDPRGMLARQFGVDMNVVTTDATVAKNLMLVVERCHLNVEAMAASPYVAGLSVLTDDEADLGAAVVEMGAGTTTIAIYSGGRFVHASGFALGGHHVTMDLARGLSACIADAERIKTLYGTVLTGGSDARELMSVPTAGDNERDVPQIVSRATIANIVRHRAEEIFEMVRDRLKDSPFAAEPKARVVLSGGASQLTGLVELATRILDRPVRVGRPLGFGRLPNEAKNAAFAVPTGLLVYPQYAHLEHVEPRHTRQVGTGTDGYFGKVGRWLREGF; translated from the coding sequence ATGACCGGCTTCGATCGCCAGACCCCGAAGACCCGCCCGATGGGCCAGAAGCGCACCGCGCTGGTGGCCTCACTCGACGTCGGCACCAGCAAGATCGCCTGCATGATCGCGCGGCTGAGGCCGGCACCGCCGAGCGATGCGCTGCGCGGCCGCACCCATGCGGTGGAGCTGATCGGCTACAGCCAGATCCAGTCGCGCGGCGTCAAGGCCGGCGCCGTGGTCGACCCGGTCGAATGCGAGCAGGCCGTGCGTCAGGCGGTCGCCCTGGCCGAGCGCATGGCGAAGGTGCGGGTCGAGTCCGTCCTGCTGCCGGTCGCCGGCGGCCGCGTGATGGGTCACCTGATCGAGGCCACCTCGGACATTCGCGGCGGCGCCGTTACCCAGGCCGATGTCAGCCGCGTCACCTCCACCGGTATGCACCACGCTACCGGCGACGGGCGGGCGGTGCTGCATGCTCTGCCGGTCGGCTACACGCTCGATGGCGTGAAGGGCATCCGCGATCCCCGCGGCATGCTGGCCCGGCAGTTCGGCGTCGACATGAACGTGGTCACCACCGACGCCACCGTGGCCAAGAACCTGATGCTCGTGGTCGAGCGCTGCCATCTCAACGTCGAGGCGATGGCGGCAAGCCCGTATGTTGCCGGGTTGTCGGTGCTGACCGACGACGAGGCGGATCTCGGTGCGGCCGTGGTCGAGATGGGGGCGGGCACCACGACGATCGCGATCTATTCCGGCGGGCGCTTCGTCCATGCCTCCGGTTTTGCGCTCGGCGGGCATCACGTGACCATGGATCTTGCGCGCGGACTATCAGCGTGCATTGCAGATGCCGAGCGAATCAAGACGTTATATGGCACGGTGCTGACTGGCGGGTCCGACGCGCGTGAGTTGATGTCTGTTCCGACGGCCGGTGACAACGAGCGGGATGTTCCGCAGATCGTGTCCCGCGCCACCATCGCGAACATCGTCAGGCACCGCGCAGAGGAGATATTTGAAATGGTCCGCGACCGGCTGAAGGATTCGCCCTTTGCGGCAGAACCCAAGGCGCGCGTCGTCCTCAGCGGAGGCGCCTCCCAGCTGACGGGTCTGGTCGAGCTTGCGACCCGGATCCTCGACCGTCCCGTGCGGGTCGGTCGTCCGCTCGGCTTCGGCCGTCTCCCCAATGAGGCCAAGAACGCCGCCTTTGCGGTGCCCACCGGGCTCCTGGTCTATCCGCAATACGCGCACCTGGAACATGTCGAACCGCGGCATACGCGGCAGGTCGGGACAGGAACCGACGGCTATTTCGGAAAGGTCGGACGATGGCTACGCGAGGGCTTTTGA